From Dreissena polymorpha isolate Duluth1 unplaced genomic scaffold, UMN_Dpol_1.0 chrUn003, whole genome shotgun sequence, the proteins below share one genomic window:
- the LOC127863268 gene encoding uncharacterized protein LOC127863268 yields the protein MEKASIHTYVRNMMALPFLPAADIEPAFQLLAIRANSEQLSRFVHYMEEQWINYAIFDIDSLSVYGVTVRTNNDTEGWHQSLNRKAGGQERTFYRLVLALRAEAENVQYELRYLREGQSTRRVRPVSRRIEKSIRDLWARYDNKDITTSELLSECAKVYGPQVEPTAERTVHETLVTRL from the coding sequence ATGGAGAAGGCCTCCATCCATACCTATGTAAGAAACATGATGGCGCTACCATTTCTGCCAGCCGCCGACATTGAGCCAGCTTTCCAGCTCCTTGCGATAAGGGCTAACTCCGAACAGCTCTCCAGGTTCGTGCACTACATGGAGGAGCAGTGGATTAACTACGCCATCTTCGATATTGACTCCTTGTCAGTTTATGGGGTGACTGTCAGAACCAACAATGACACGGAAGGATGGCACCAATCTCTGAACAGAAAAGCAGGTGGCCAGGAACGGACCTTCTACCGCCTAGTTCTAGCACTACGTGCAGAGGCTGAGAATGTGCAGTACGAGTTGAGGTACCTCAGAGAGGGCCAATCCACTAGGAGAGTGAGGCCAGTGAGCCGTAGGATAGAAAAAAGCATAAGAGACCTCTGGGCAAGGTATGACAACAAAGACATCACAACTAGTGAACTTCTAAGTGAATGTGCAAAGGTGTACGGCCCACAGGTGGAGCCCACAGCGGAACGCACAGTACATGAGACACTTGTCACCAGATTGTAA